In Arthrobacter sp. B3I4, the following proteins share a genomic window:
- a CDS encoding DMT family transporter has translation MVWFAVLLAVLGAFFLAFGAQRQGSAVKADTGGLALSTHGLLRLIRNRRWVLGLLLLCTGTAMNAVALVSAPLTVVQPIGAIALVITTVINTKDQGLSMNRATVVAISACVTGSALFVVLAVTVTQENHHVSEADELTIVLLLALVVSLFGTLALLFKHRMSAFIYILGAGMLFGFVAVLTRIIGRHLLDPNGLFLLNVQWYTLLAMLAAGGLGSWFVQSAYSGGPPDLVIAGLTVIDPIIGIAIGIVILGELRPDVHAVTAIAMGVAASLAIVGVIALSRHHPEVTKRKKDARKAAARLS, from the coding sequence ATGGTCTGGTTCGCAGTTCTGCTGGCGGTACTTGGCGCCTTCTTCCTTGCCTTCGGCGCCCAGCGCCAGGGGAGCGCTGTCAAAGCCGACACCGGCGGACTCGCGCTCAGCACCCACGGCCTCCTGCGCCTGATTCGCAACCGGCGCTGGGTCCTCGGGCTGCTGCTGCTGTGCACCGGGACGGCGATGAACGCCGTCGCCCTGGTGTCGGCCCCGCTGACCGTGGTGCAGCCGATCGGTGCGATCGCCCTCGTCATCACCACCGTCATCAACACCAAAGACCAGGGCCTGAGCATGAACAGGGCCACTGTCGTCGCCATCAGCGCCTGCGTCACCGGATCGGCCCTGTTCGTGGTGCTCGCGGTGACCGTTACCCAGGAGAACCACCACGTCAGCGAAGCCGATGAGCTGACCATCGTGCTGTTGCTCGCCCTCGTGGTGAGTCTCTTCGGCACCCTCGCGCTGCTTTTCAAGCACCGGATGAGCGCCTTCATCTATATCCTCGGCGCCGGCATGCTGTTCGGCTTTGTGGCGGTCCTGACCCGCATCATCGGCAGGCACCTGCTCGACCCGAACGGACTGTTCCTGCTCAACGTGCAGTGGTACACGCTGCTCGCGATGCTCGCCGCCGGCGGACTGGGATCCTGGTTCGTGCAGAGCGCCTACTCCGGCGGCCCGCCCGATCTCGTGATCGCCGGGTTGACGGTCATCGACCCCATCATCGGCATCGCCATCGGCATCGTGATCCTGGGCGAGCTGCGGCCGGACGTCCACGCCGTGACAGCGATAGCCATGGGGGTGGCCGCATCCCTTGCTATCGTGGGAGTGATCGCCCTTTCCCGGCACCACCCCGAGGTCACCAAGCGCAAGAAGGACGCGCGCAAGGCCGCGGCACGGCTGTCGTAG